A genomic stretch from Dermochelys coriacea isolate rDerCor1 chromosome 24, rDerCor1.pri.v4, whole genome shotgun sequence includes:
- the LOC119847703 gene encoding trypsin-3-like, whose product MELLIVMMLVVGAAAAPDSQGDRIIGGRDCITGSRPYQVALLRNGRIYCGGSLIAPNWVLTAAHCRIHKSSLKVHLGDYNLRVNEGTEQIRRIRSFFVHPEYNLRRHDNDFMLLELDAPAQLNNYVNTINLATSCPSPGTPCVVSGWGTIRSPQNLFPDVMRCADVYSISQARCQADYGGIITENMLCAGVEQGGIDSCQGDSGGPLVCNGQLQGVVSWGSSVCALPGRPGVYANVCKAAQWVRNIIGRKCARSD is encoded by the exons ATGGAGCTGCTGATCGTCATGATGCTGGTAGTCGGGGCAGCTGCAG CCCCAGACTCCCAGGGAGACCGGATCATTGGAGGGAGAGACTGCATCACTGGCTCCCGTCCCTACCAGGTGGCTCTCCTGAGGAACGGCCGCATCTACTGTGGTGGGAGCCTGATAGCCCCGAATTGGGTGCTGACTGCTGCACACTGCCGCATACACAAAAG CTCCCTGAAGGTGCATCTAGGGGATTATAATCTACGGGTGAATGAAGGCACAGAACAGATACGAAGAATCCGCAGCTTCTTCGTGCATCCAGAGTACAACCTCCGCCGTCATGACAATGACTTCATGCTTCTGGAGTTGGATGCGCCAGCTCAACTCAACAACTACGTGAACACAATCAACCTGGCTACCAGTTGTCCCTCTCCTGGAACACCATGCGTCGTGTCAGGATGGGGCACTATCAGGTCCCCCCAAA ATTTGTTCCCAGACGTCATGCGATGTGCAGATGTCTATAGCATCAGCCAGGCCAGGTGCCAGGCAGACTACGGGGGCATAATCACAGAGAACATGCTCTGTGCTGGTGTGGAACAGGGCGGCATAGACTCATGCCAG GGCGATTCAGGAGGCCCACTGGTCTGCAATGGGCAGCTGCAAGGCGTGGTTTCCTGGGGGTCATCTGTCTGTGCCCTGCCAGGACGGCCTGGGGTCTATGCCAATGTCTGCAAAGCTGCCCAGTGGGTGAGGAACATCATAGGGAGGAAGTGTGCCAGATCGGACTGA